A genomic window from Sanguibacter antarcticus includes:
- a CDS encoding YihY/virulence factor BrkB family protein, translated as MNLGTARDRWARWLAWRAQEASGFDRAEALATRHPLTVGSYNLTLAAVRGSRRVVDVRVTGLAAEMTYYAIISLLPLLTALGAMLGFLERILGEEQVTRLELALVDAFAGVFETEVIEDVLAPLVAGVLREERSGLAAGSLAVTLWLASRVFRAAIRALDDAYRVPERRSLPAQWALGLGLSLGALVTLTLVLSTVVIGPLLGGGRQIAERLGQDQTFETLWVLVRWPAVGLVGVAFLVVLYRYGPNVVNTWRDTLPGAVLGMLALVGVAVVLRTYLSVAGPAAPELGRPGEAVSVAAQTLGAALAVILWLWLSSIVVLTGGVVNAELQRMRAESEPDAGADI; from the coding sequence ATGAATCTCGGGACGGCACGCGACCGGTGGGCGCGCTGGCTCGCGTGGCGCGCCCAGGAGGCGAGCGGCTTCGACCGTGCCGAGGCTCTCGCGACGCGCCACCCTCTGACCGTCGGCAGCTACAACCTCACCCTCGCAGCCGTGCGCGGGTCGCGCCGGGTCGTCGACGTGCGTGTCACCGGGCTCGCCGCCGAGATGACGTACTACGCGATCATCTCCCTGCTGCCGCTCCTCACCGCCCTCGGCGCGATGCTCGGGTTCCTCGAGCGCATCCTCGGCGAGGAACAGGTGACCCGTCTCGAGCTCGCGCTGGTCGATGCGTTCGCCGGAGTCTTCGAGACCGAGGTCATCGAGGACGTCCTCGCGCCCCTCGTCGCGGGCGTCCTGCGCGAGGAACGCTCCGGGCTGGCGGCCGGGAGCCTCGCCGTCACCCTGTGGCTCGCCAGCCGCGTGTTCCGGGCCGCCATCCGGGCGCTCGACGACGCCTACCGGGTACCGGAACGACGCAGCCTTCCCGCGCAGTGGGCGCTCGGCCTCGGCCTCTCGCTCGGCGCGCTCGTCACCCTCACGCTCGTGCTCTCGACGGTCGTCATCGGGCCGCTCCTCGGCGGTGGCCGACAGATTGCCGAGCGGCTCGGCCAGGACCAGACGTTCGAGACGCTGTGGGTGCTCGTCCGGTGGCCTGCCGTCGGGCTCGTCGGCGTCGCGTTCCTCGTGGTGCTCTACCGGTACGGGCCCAACGTCGTCAACACGTGGCGGGACACGCTGCCGGGTGCGGTCCTGGGGATGCTCGCGCTCGTCGGCGTCGCGGTCGTGCTGCGCACCTACCTGAGCGTCGCGGGACCAGCCGCACCCGAGCTCGGTCGCCCGGGCGAGGCGGTCTCCGTCGCGGCTCAGACGCTCGGCGCGGCGCTCGCCGTGATCCTCTGGCTGTGGCTGAGCAGCATCGTCGTGCTCACCGGCGGTGTGGTCAACGCCGAGCTGCAGCGGATGCGCGCGGAGTCAGAGCCCGACGCGGGCGCAGACATCTGA
- a CDS encoding glutaredoxin family protein, translating to MNGDRAAHERSGTESSDPAEVTSRVVVYTRAGCHLCEDACALVERVCSETGTAWTAVDVNTSDALRAAYSDSVPVVTVDGVQQGFWRIDENRLRRLLTR from the coding sequence GTGAACGGTGACAGAGCGGCACATGAACGGTCGGGCACAGAGTCGTCGGACCCCGCCGAGGTGACCTCGCGCGTCGTCGTCTACACGCGTGCGGGCTGTCACCTGTGCGAGGACGCGTGCGCGCTCGTCGAGCGCGTGTGCAGCGAGACGGGGACCGCATGGACCGCCGTCGACGTGAACACCTCGGACGCGCTGCGCGCGGCGTACAGCGATTCTGTCCCCGTGGTGACCGTCGACGGTGTACAACAGGGGTTCTGGCGGATCGACGAGAACCGGCTCCGACGGCTTCTCACCCGCTGA
- a CDS encoding HAD family hydrolase — protein sequence MRTDESDPETGETAADAASQQLVTETRTAPGASPAVDGCSRRIAAFFDVDNTIIRGASSFHLARGLYARGFFRKRDLVNFFFQQARYMTFGESKQQINEVRSRALLLMTGHSVAEVVAIGEEVYDQVLALRIFPGTQKLLDAHLAAGHQVWLVTATPVEIGDLIARRLGADGALGTIAEHANGFYTGRLVGDMMHGQAKADAVLALAEEHDLDLAGSSAYGDSMNDVPLLSTVGNPCAINPDPRLRKHSKTVGWPVREFRGRRRTAQRGLTTASWAGLAWAAGLVARSATRSVRARFRP from the coding sequence GTGCGCACCGACGAGTCTGACCCGGAGACCGGAGAGACAGCGGCCGACGCCGCCTCACAACAGCTCGTGACCGAGACACGCACCGCACCCGGTGCGTCCCCCGCCGTCGACGGGTGCTCCCGCCGGATCGCGGCGTTCTTCGACGTCGACAACACGATCATCCGCGGTGCGTCCTCGTTCCATCTCGCCCGTGGCCTCTACGCGCGCGGGTTCTTCCGCAAGCGCGACCTCGTCAACTTCTTCTTCCAGCAGGCCCGCTACATGACGTTCGGGGAGAGCAAGCAGCAGATCAACGAGGTGCGCTCGCGCGCCCTGCTCCTCATGACCGGGCACTCGGTCGCGGAGGTCGTCGCGATCGGCGAGGAGGTGTATGACCAGGTCCTCGCGCTGCGGATCTTCCCCGGGACGCAAAAGCTCCTCGACGCGCACCTCGCGGCCGGCCACCAGGTGTGGCTCGTCACGGCGACCCCGGTGGAGATCGGCGACCTCATCGCCCGTCGTCTCGGAGCCGACGGTGCCCTCGGCACGATCGCCGAGCACGCGAACGGCTTCTACACGGGGCGGCTCGTCGGCGACATGATGCACGGCCAGGCGAAGGCCGACGCGGTCCTCGCCCTCGCCGAAGAGCACGACCTCGACCTCGCAGGGTCTTCTGCCTACGGCGACTCCATGAACGACGTGCCGCTGCTCTCGACCGTCGGCAACCCGTGCGCGATCAACCCTGACCCCCGGCTCCGCAAGCACTCGAAGACGGTCGGCTGGCCGGTGCGCGAGTTCCGCGGACGGCGCCGGACCGCCCAGCGAGGGCTCACGACGGCTAGCTGGGCGGGTCTCGCCTGGGCGGCCGGGCTCGTCGCTCGCTCTGCGACCAGGTCGGTGCGAGCACGCTTCCGGCCCTGA
- a CDS encoding potassium channel family protein — MNAPNARASERSEKSKDAGVLVIGLGRFGSSLAMTLDRLGQDVLAIERSPALVAHFSDRLPIVEADASNPEALDQVGAKDFSIAVVGVGTSLEASVLITGNLVDLGTPQIWAKAVSAEHGRILQRIGAHHVVFPESDAGNRVAHLVSGKLLDYIEIEDGFTIVKMRPPKETQGFTIGQSKVSERYGVTIIGVKSPGQEFVYAGNETCISSNDLLVVSGHSDLLERFAARP, encoded by the coding sequence ATGAACGCGCCGAACGCACGAGCATCAGAACGTTCGGAGAAGTCGAAGGACGCGGGCGTGCTCGTCATCGGCCTGGGCCGGTTCGGGTCGTCGTTGGCGATGACGCTCGACCGGCTCGGGCAGGACGTGCTCGCCATCGAGCGGTCCCCCGCCCTCGTCGCGCACTTCTCCGACCGGCTGCCGATCGTCGAGGCCGACGCCTCGAACCCCGAGGCCCTCGACCAGGTGGGCGCGAAGGACTTCTCCATCGCGGTCGTCGGTGTCGGCACCTCGTTGGAGGCGAGCGTCCTCATCACCGGAAACCTCGTCGACCTGGGCACCCCCCAGATCTGGGCGAAGGCCGTCTCGGCCGAGCACGGGCGCATCCTGCAGCGCATCGGCGCACACCACGTCGTCTTCCCGGAGTCCGACGCGGGCAACCGGGTCGCCCACCTCGTCTCCGGCAAGCTGCTCGACTACATCGAGATCGAAGACGGCTTCACCATCGTCAAGATGCGTCCCCCGAAGGAGACACAAGGTTTCACGATCGGGCAGTCGAAGGTGAGCGAGCGCTACGGCGTGACGATCATCGGTGTGAAGTCTCCCGGCCAGGAGTTCGTCTACGCCGGAAACGAGACCTGCATCTCGTCGAACGACCTCCTCGTCGTGTCAGGGCACTCGGACCTGCTGGAACGCTTCGCAGCGCGTCCCTGA
- a CDS encoding helix-turn-helix domain-containing protein, whose translation MTPDAPRLQFLTVAEVAEVMRVSKMTVYRLVHSGELPAVQVGKSYRVPQEALQAFLASSYIEGDRLTS comes from the coding sequence ATGACGCCGGACGCGCCACGCCTGCAGTTCCTCACGGTGGCCGAGGTCGCCGAGGTCATGCGCGTGTCGAAGATGACGGTGTACCGCCTCGTGCACTCGGGCGAGCTGCCTGCTGTCCAGGTGGGCAAGTCCTACCGGGTCCCGCAAGAGGCCCTCCAGGCGTTCCTCGCGTCCTCGTACATCGAGGGCGACCGGCTGACGTCCTGA
- the mmsB gene encoding multiple monosaccharide ABC transporter permease: MTETSGLRALVTRNLRQSGIYVAFVAIVALFAVLTDGVLLSPGNLTNIVLQYSYILILALGMLLVIIAGHIDLSVGSVVALTGAVSAVLVIQKGMPWGVGVAAAIGVGLLVGAWHGFWVAFVGIPAFIVTLAGMLLFRGLTLQVLGNISLSPFPAEYQKTASGFINGLLGGPGYDTFTLVIAAVGVVGYGYSAVRGRLARIAYQQAVESMPLFVVKLAAIATVVMAFAWQLANNRGLPIVLIILGVLIMTYALITKQTVFGRHIYAIGGNLSAAQLSGVKVRWVNFWIFVNMGMLSGVAGVVYSARSNGAQPSAGNMFELDAIAACFIGGAAVTGGVGTVVGAMVGGLIMAVMSNGMQLLGIDQSIQQVVKGLVLLLAVAFDVYNKRRSAQAR; the protein is encoded by the coding sequence ATGACCGAAACATCGGGTCTCAGAGCCCTAGTCACCCGAAACCTCCGGCAGAGCGGCATCTACGTCGCGTTCGTCGCCATCGTCGCGCTGTTCGCAGTCCTGACGGACGGGGTCCTCCTCAGTCCGGGGAACCTCACCAACATCGTCCTGCAGTACTCGTACATCCTCATCCTCGCCCTCGGCATGCTGCTCGTGATCATCGCGGGGCACATCGACCTCTCGGTCGGCTCGGTCGTCGCGCTCACCGGTGCGGTCTCCGCGGTGCTCGTCATCCAGAAGGGCATGCCCTGGGGCGTCGGCGTCGCCGCTGCCATCGGGGTCGGGCTCCTCGTCGGAGCGTGGCACGGCTTCTGGGTCGCGTTCGTCGGGATCCCGGCATTCATCGTCACCCTGGCAGGCATGCTCCTGTTCCGCGGGCTCACGCTCCAGGTGCTGGGCAACATCTCGCTCTCGCCGTTCCCCGCCGAGTACCAGAAGACTGCGAGCGGCTTCATCAACGGCCTCCTCGGCGGTCCCGGCTATGACACGTTCACCCTCGTCATCGCAGCGGTCGGCGTCGTCGGCTACGGGTACAGCGCGGTCCGTGGTCGTCTTGCTCGCATCGCCTACCAGCAGGCCGTGGAGTCGATGCCGCTGTTCGTCGTCAAGCTCGCTGCGATCGCGACGGTCGTCATGGCCTTCGCCTGGCAGCTCGCCAACAACCGTGGTCTGCCGATCGTCCTCATCATCCTCGGCGTGCTCATCATGACGTACGCGCTCATCACGAAGCAGACCGTCTTCGGCCGTCACATCTACGCGATCGGTGGCAACCTCAGCGCCGCGCAGCTCTCCGGCGTGAAGGTCAGGTGGGTCAACTTCTGGATCTTCGTCAACATGGGCATGCTCTCCGGCGTCGCCGGCGTCGTGTACTCCGCGCGGTCCAACGGCGCCCAGCCGTCCGCCGGAAACATGTTCGAGCTCGATGCGATCGCCGCCTGCTTCATCGGTGGAGCAGCCGTCACCGGTGGTGTCGGCACGGTCGTCGGAGCGATGGTCGGTGGACTCATCATGGCGGTCATGAGCAACGGCATGCAGCTCCTCGGCATCGACCAGTCGATCCAGCAGGTCGTCAAGGGCCTCGTGCTCCTCCTGGCCGTCGCGTTCGACGTCTACAACAAGCGTCGGTCGGCCCAGGCCCGCTGA
- a CDS encoding TrkH family potassium uptake protein: MASGFSGRLWAGRELVDRLARQSPARLALSVFAAVIAVFTGLLSTPFATASDTRAPFVDALFTATSAVCVTGLVTVPTGTYWSAFGHVVILVGIKIGGLGVMTLASVLGMAVSRRIGLTQKLLTASETKTTRLGEVGSLVRVVIITSTTLEIAIALLLIPRFLVLGETFGRATWHGIFYAVSAFNNAGFIPTAEGLAPYTGDWLLLMPIVVGVFIGSLGFPVILNVARHRRSVRRWSLHAKLTIVTSALLVVTGSFLFLVFEWANAGTLGPMGWQDKLLSGLFMGVMPRSGGFSTVDVGEMREASWLINDALMFVGGGSASTAGGIKVTTLAVMMLAIVAEARGDQDVEVFGRRIPRETLRLAVAVSFVGATAVLVSSLLLLEITGWTLDVVLFEVISAFATVGLSTGVTADLPEAGKYVLVALMFIGRTGTMTLAAALALRDRRRVIRLPEERPIIG, translated from the coding sequence ATGGCATCCGGGTTCTCGGGACGCCTGTGGGCAGGTCGCGAGCTCGTCGACCGCCTCGCTCGGCAGTCCCCCGCCCGCCTCGCCCTGAGCGTGTTCGCGGCCGTCATCGCGGTCTTCACAGGACTGCTCTCGACCCCGTTCGCCACCGCGTCCGACACACGTGCGCCCTTTGTCGACGCGCTCTTCACCGCGACGTCCGCCGTGTGCGTCACCGGTCTCGTCACCGTGCCGACCGGGACGTACTGGTCGGCGTTCGGGCACGTCGTGATCCTCGTGGGCATCAAGATCGGCGGGCTCGGCGTCATGACGCTCGCCTCCGTCCTCGGCATGGCCGTGTCCCGACGCATCGGCCTCACCCAGAAGCTGCTCACCGCGTCCGAGACGAAGACGACCCGCCTCGGCGAGGTCGGGTCGCTCGTCCGGGTCGTCATCATCACGTCGACCACGCTCGAGATCGCCATCGCCCTCCTGCTCATCCCGCGGTTCCTCGTGCTCGGAGAGACCTTCGGCAGGGCCACGTGGCACGGGATCTTCTACGCGGTCTCCGCATTCAACAACGCCGGGTTCATCCCGACCGCCGAAGGCCTGGCGCCCTACACGGGCGACTGGCTCCTGCTCATGCCGATCGTCGTCGGCGTGTTCATCGGGTCGCTCGGCTTCCCGGTCATCCTCAACGTCGCACGCCACCGACGCAGCGTGCGCCGATGGAGCCTGCACGCGAAGCTCACCATCGTCACGAGCGCCCTGCTCGTCGTGACCGGGTCGTTCCTCTTCCTCGTCTTCGAGTGGGCGAACGCCGGCACCCTCGGGCCCATGGGGTGGCAGGACAAGCTCCTGTCCGGACTGTTCATGGGGGTCATGCCGCGCTCCGGCGGGTTCTCGACCGTCGACGTCGGCGAGATGCGTGAAGCGAGCTGGCTCATCAACGACGCGCTCATGTTCGTCGGCGGCGGCAGCGCGTCCACCGCCGGCGGCATCAAGGTGACGACCCTCGCCGTGATGATGCTGGCGATCGTGGCCGAAGCCCGCGGCGACCAGGACGTCGAGGTGTTCGGCCGCCGTATCCCCCGCGAGACCCTGCGGCTCGCGGTGGCCGTCTCGTTCGTCGGCGCGACCGCGGTCCTGGTCTCCAGCCTGCTGCTCCTCGAGATCACCGGGTGGACGCTCGACGTGGTGCTCTTCGAGGTGATCTCGGCGTTCGCGACCGTAGGCTTGTCGACCGGGGTGACCGCGGACCTGCCCGAGGCCGGGAAGTACGTCCTCGTCGCCCTGATGTTCATCGGCCGCACCGGCACGATGACGCTAGCCGCAGCCCTCGCGCTGCGCGACCGCCGCCGGGTCATCCGGCTACCCGAGGAAAGGCCGATCATTGGCTGA
- a CDS encoding ABC transporter ATP-binding protein, translating to MGRPHLPGLIRRRSSPRGPSGPPEAVPLVTTRGVGVHLDGTDLLAPVTLGVEAGQALAVRGPNGSGKTTLLRTVAGLTAPTVGTVLVGGLPPDDRDVRFRSRLAALVGPPPLAGNLTLLEHLALVGASWGASVPSATGRGRDLLAALGAERLAARFPHELSSGQGQLFALALTLVRPFDVLLLDEPEQRLDPDRLEAVARLVRTRVDAGAALLVASHSPVFVDLVADTTIDLGVAAQPRSGDDAGHDYDLLRG from the coding sequence ATGGGCCGACCGCACCTCCCCGGACTGATCCGTCGACGCTCGTCGCCTCGGGGGCCGAGCGGTCCTCCTGAGGCGGTGCCGCTCGTCACGACCCGGGGCGTAGGCGTCCACCTCGACGGTACGGACCTCCTCGCGCCCGTGACGCTCGGCGTCGAGGCCGGGCAGGCGCTGGCCGTGCGTGGTCCCAACGGATCTGGGAAGACGACCCTGCTGCGCACGGTCGCCGGGCTGACCGCCCCCACCGTGGGCACGGTGCTCGTCGGCGGGCTCCCTCCTGACGACCGGGACGTGCGGTTCCGGTCGCGTCTCGCGGCGCTCGTCGGACCACCTCCGCTCGCCGGCAACCTCACCCTGCTGGAGCACCTCGCCCTCGTCGGGGCCTCGTGGGGAGCGTCGGTGCCGTCGGCGACAGGGCGGGGACGGGACCTGCTGGCCGCCCTCGGCGCAGAGCGGCTCGCGGCACGGTTCCCGCACGAGCTGTCGTCCGGGCAGGGGCAGCTGTTCGCCCTCGCTCTCACGCTCGTGCGCCCGTTCGACGTCCTGCTGCTCGACGAGCCCGAGCAGCGCCTCGACCCTGACCGTCTCGAGGCCGTCGCCCGGCTCGTGCGGACGAGGGTCGACGCGGGCGCCGCGCTCCTCGTCGCGAGCCACAGCCCCGTGTTCGTCGACCTCGTCGCCGACACGACGATCGATCTTGGCGTGGCGGCCCAGCCGCGGTCTGGAGACGACGCCGGGCACGACTACGACCTCCTCCGTGGCTGA
- a CDS encoding LacI family DNA-binding transcriptional regulator, translating to MAISSQIRAPVIADVARVAGVSVPTVSRVLTGSTPVSDEKRERVMSAIRELGYRPNAAARALVSGRQSMIAIVAGNTTRYGYSTTIQGIEEAARAAGYLVVISVLEVPEDSVDDAKVATTIDLVLSQPVAGVVVIEFDEAGIHASKAFPSTVPMVSAAAFPTDGATSPQAYLDDRAAGQAATEYLLGLGHETVHHVSLPQAIPRMGRTLGWADALRAAGIEVPPVIPGAWEPAAGREVGLALAARDDVTAVLCGNDEVAVGVIRGLYDGGRSVPGDVSVIGFDDEPLAAVTIPSLTTVSQDFIDLGRRAFGLLEQLITSGSAPSLSSASASLVVRESTSAPRTGRAVAS from the coding sequence GTGGCTATCTCTTCCCAGATCCGCGCACCCGTCATCGCTGACGTCGCCAGGGTCGCTGGTGTCTCCGTCCCGACGGTCTCCCGCGTGCTCACAGGATCGACGCCGGTCAGCGACGAGAAGCGCGAGCGGGTGATGTCCGCGATCCGGGAGCTGGGGTACCGGCCCAACGCGGCGGCCCGTGCGCTCGTCTCTGGTCGGCAGTCGATGATCGCGATCGTCGCAGGGAACACGACCCGGTACGGCTACTCGACGACGATCCAGGGGATCGAGGAGGCTGCGCGGGCTGCTGGATACCTCGTGGTCATCTCCGTCCTCGAGGTCCCGGAGGACAGCGTGGACGACGCGAAGGTCGCGACGACGATCGACCTCGTGCTGAGCCAGCCTGTGGCCGGAGTCGTCGTCATCGAGTTCGATGAGGCGGGCATCCACGCGAGCAAGGCCTTCCCGAGCACCGTGCCGATGGTCTCTGCGGCGGCTTTCCCGACGGACGGCGCGACCTCGCCGCAGGCGTACCTCGACGACCGCGCGGCCGGACAGGCCGCGACGGAGTATCTGCTCGGGCTCGGCCACGAGACCGTCCACCACGTCTCCCTCCCGCAGGCGATCCCGCGCATGGGGCGCACGCTCGGCTGGGCGGACGCGCTGCGTGCGGCGGGTATCGAGGTCCCGCCGGTCATCCCCGGGGCGTGGGAGCCGGCGGCGGGGCGCGAGGTCGGCCTCGCGCTGGCGGCACGCGACGACGTCACGGCGGTGCTCTGCGGCAACGACGAGGTCGCTGTCGGTGTCATCCGGGGGCTCTACGACGGTGGCAGGTCGGTCCCGGGCGACGTGAGCGTCATCGGTTTCGACGACGAACCTCTCGCTGCGGTGACCATCCCGTCGCTGACGACCGTCTCCCAGGACTTTATCGACCTCGGCAGGCGTGCCTTCGGGCTGCTCGAGCAGCTCATCACGTCGGGATCGGCGCCGTCGTTGTCGTCGGCGTCCGCGAGCCTCGTGGTCCGTGAGAGCACGAGCGCTCCACGCACGGGGCGTGCGGTCGCGTCCTAG
- a CDS encoding 30S ribosomal protein bS22: MGSVIKKRRKRMAKKKHRKLLRKTRHQRRNKK, from the coding sequence ATGGGCTCCGTCATCAAGAAGCGCCGCAAGCGTATGGCCAAGAAGAAGCACCGCAAGCTGCTTCGCAAGACGCGCCACCAGCGTCGTAACAAGAAGTAG
- a CDS encoding acetoin utilization protein AcuC, producing MPFRVRISWSPELVEHNFGRGHPMAPLRLDLTVRLAEGLGLLAHDDVTVVGSSVASDELLSTVHEPEYVAAVHAASDDDREDPARGLGTDDNPIFPGIHESAARIVSGTVESALAVWRGEATHAVNLAGGMHHARVGGASGFCIYNDIAIAIRALLDAGVERVAYVDVDAHHGDGVEAAFWDDPRVLTVSVHQSGASLFPGTGHATDTGGPHAQGSAVNVALPAKTRSAEWLRAVDAVVPDAVRAFEPQVIVSQHGCDAHGKDTLSDLDVAVDAQRQAAEWVHDLAHEVADGRWVALGGGGYAVLDVVPIVWCHVLAIAEHRPVGPMDPVPAAWRAYVEEMLEHCPPEVMSDDEGAVAFVPWSSGFDPDQEVDRAVRATRQAAFPLLGVDVSRDV from the coding sequence ATGCCCTTCCGCGTGCGCATCAGCTGGAGCCCGGAGCTCGTCGAGCACAACTTCGGACGCGGGCACCCGATGGCACCGCTGCGCCTGGACCTGACCGTCCGCCTGGCAGAGGGCCTCGGACTCTTGGCGCACGACGACGTGACCGTGGTGGGAAGCAGCGTCGCGTCGGACGAGCTGCTCTCGACCGTTCACGAACCGGAGTACGTCGCGGCCGTGCACGCGGCCTCGGACGACGATCGCGAGGACCCCGCCCGCGGGCTCGGCACTGACGACAACCCGATCTTTCCCGGCATCCACGAGTCCGCGGCACGCATCGTCTCCGGCACGGTCGAGTCGGCGCTCGCGGTCTGGCGCGGGGAGGCGACCCACGCTGTGAATCTCGCCGGCGGCATGCACCACGCGCGGGTCGGCGGTGCCTCGGGCTTCTGCATCTACAACGACATCGCGATCGCGATCCGGGCGCTCCTCGACGCGGGCGTCGAGCGGGTCGCGTACGTCGATGTCGACGCCCACCACGGTGACGGCGTCGAGGCGGCCTTCTGGGACGACCCGCGGGTGCTCACGGTCTCGGTCCACCAGAGCGGCGCCTCGCTCTTCCCGGGGACCGGCCACGCGACCGACACGGGCGGTCCGCACGCGCAGGGGTCGGCCGTCAACGTCGCGCTCCCGGCGAAGACGCGGTCGGCGGAGTGGCTCCGTGCGGTCGACGCCGTGGTCCCCGACGCTGTCCGGGCGTTCGAGCCGCAGGTGATCGTCTCTCAGCACGGGTGCGACGCCCACGGCAAGGACACGCTGAGCGACCTCGACGTGGCGGTGGACGCACAACGGCAGGCCGCAGAGTGGGTCCACGACCTCGCTCACGAGGTGGCCGACGGGCGCTGGGTCGCGCTCGGGGGCGGCGGGTACGCGGTCCTCGACGTCGTGCCGATCGTGTGGTGCCACGTCCTCGCGATCGCCGAGCACAGGCCGGTCGGACCGATGGATCCCGTGCCTGCTGCGTGGCGGGCCTATGTCGAAGAGATGCTCGAGCACTGCCCGCCGGAGGTCATGTCTGACGACGAGGGAGCCGTGGCGTTCGTACCGTGGTCGTCGGGGTTCGACCCGGACCAGGAGGTCGACCGTGCGGTCCGGGCGACGCGTCAGGCCGCCTTCCCGCTGCTCGGGGTCGACGTGTCCCGGGACGTGTGA
- a CDS encoding redox-sensing transcriptional repressor Rex, with protein sequence MADRREPAPTASHPLRQQARRRTVERPEELAREMPSASIERLPTYLRALGDLAARGVVGTSSTELADLAGVRPAQLRKDLSYLGSLGTRGVGYDVVRLRDQVGAALGDAQELRVAIVGVGNLGHALANYSGLVARGFTVAALLDASAAVVGQTVAGLVVEDVAGLHGIVQARGVSIVVIAVPGDRAQEVCDAVVAAGVREILSFAPCALQVPPGVELRSVDVGSELQILAFHSRVRQER encoded by the coding sequence CTGGCGGATCGACGAGAACCGGCTCCGACGGCTTCTCACCCGCTGAGACAGCAGGCCAGGAGGCGCACCGTGGAGCGACCGGAGGAGCTGGCGCGCGAGATGCCGTCCGCGAGCATCGAGCGGCTGCCCACGTACCTGCGGGCGCTCGGGGACCTCGCGGCGCGCGGCGTCGTGGGCACGTCTTCCACAGAGCTCGCTGACCTCGCAGGCGTGAGACCGGCGCAGCTCCGCAAAGACCTCAGCTACCTCGGCTCGCTCGGTACCCGCGGCGTGGGGTACGACGTGGTCCGGCTGCGTGACCAGGTCGGTGCGGCGCTCGGCGACGCTCAGGAGCTGCGGGTCGCGATCGTCGGCGTCGGCAACCTCGGGCACGCGCTCGCGAACTATTCCGGTCTGGTCGCCCGAGGGTTCACGGTTGCTGCGCTGCTCGACGCGTCGGCGGCTGTCGTCGGTCAGACGGTGGCCGGCCTCGTGGTCGAGGACGTGGCAGGGCTGCACGGCATCGTCCAGGCCCGTGGGGTGTCGATCGTCGTCATCGCGGTGCCGGGCGACCGCGCTCAAGAGGTGTGCGACGCGGTGGTGGCGGCCGGCGTGCGGGAGATCCTCAGCTTTGCGCCGTGCGCGCTGCAGGTCCCGCCGGGCGTCGAGCTCCGGTCGGTGGACGTCGGGAGCGAGCTGCAGATCCTCGCCTTCCACTCCCGGGTGCGCCAGGAACGGTGA